Proteins from one Stenotrophomonas aracearum genomic window:
- a CDS encoding ATP-dependent DNA ligase — MRAFAALYQRLDRSTATLDKRAALVAYFRDARAHDAAWALYLLSGGKVGGARRKIAASGELRAWIAEAADLPTWLVADSYDQVGDLAETLTLLLDDPVESAPDRPLADWIETHLLAVANQPEPVRRAAVEAGWNTLPASERLVFNKLLTGALRVGVSQRLVQQALAELSGIDIARIAQRMLGDWVPSPGLLATLLSAEELPEDRQQPYPFYLASPIETDVAGLGPIGDWTLEWKWDGIRLQLLRRKGEVALWSRGEERLDGRFPEIEAAAMALPDGTVIDGELLAWRDGETQPMPFTALQTRIQRRKPGPKTLADTPVRVLAYDLLELKGVDLREQPLVERRAQLAEVLAALGDPRVVLSPTVDAANWDDAATQRTQARERGVEGLMLKRSSSTYQSGRRRGDWWKWKIEPLTIDAVMIYAQAGHGRRSTLYTDYTFGVWDGETLVPVAKAYSGLDDKEILALDRWIRANTVERFGPVRSVRGEQVFELGFEAVNRSSRHKSGIAVRFPRILRWRHDKPASEADTLAQLQALAR; from the coding sequence ATGAGAGCCTTCGCCGCGCTGTACCAGCGCCTGGATCGCAGCACCGCAACGCTGGACAAGCGCGCGGCGCTGGTCGCGTATTTCCGCGATGCGCGCGCGCACGATGCCGCGTGGGCGCTGTACCTGCTCAGCGGCGGCAAGGTCGGCGGTGCGCGGCGGAAGATTGCCGCCAGCGGCGAACTGCGTGCGTGGATCGCCGAGGCTGCCGATCTGCCGACGTGGCTGGTGGCCGACAGTTACGACCAAGTGGGCGACCTCGCCGAAACCCTGACCCTGCTGCTCGACGATCCGGTGGAGAGCGCACCGGACCGTCCGCTGGCCGACTGGATTGAAACGCACCTGCTTGCCGTGGCCAACCAGCCCGAACCGGTGCGGCGCGCGGCGGTCGAGGCCGGCTGGAACACGTTGCCGGCGTCCGAACGGCTGGTCTTCAACAAGCTGCTGACCGGCGCGTTGCGGGTGGGTGTGTCGCAACGGCTGGTGCAGCAGGCGCTGGCCGAGTTGTCGGGCATCGATATCGCGCGCATCGCGCAGCGCATGCTGGGCGACTGGGTGCCATCTCCCGGCCTGCTTGCCACGCTGCTGAGCGCGGAAGAACTCCCCGAAGACCGCCAGCAGCCTTACCCGTTCTACCTGGCCTCGCCGATTGAAACCGATGTCGCCGGGCTGGGACCGATTGGCGACTGGACGTTGGAATGGAAATGGGACGGCATCCGTCTGCAGCTCCTGCGGCGGAAAGGCGAGGTCGCGCTGTGGTCGCGTGGCGAAGAACGCCTGGACGGACGCTTTCCGGAAATCGAAGCCGCGGCCATGGCGCTGCCCGACGGCACCGTGATCGATGGCGAGCTGCTGGCCTGGCGCGACGGCGAAACGCAGCCGATGCCCTTCACCGCGCTGCAGACCCGCATCCAGCGCCGCAAGCCCGGGCCGAAAACCCTGGCCGATACGCCGGTGCGGGTGCTTGCGTACGACCTGTTGGAATTGAAGGGCGTCGACCTGCGCGAGCAACCGCTCGTCGAACGTCGCGCGCAGCTGGCGGAGGTACTCGCTGCGCTTGGCGATCCGCGCGTGGTGCTTTCACCCACGGTCGATGCGGCCAACTGGGACGACGCGGCAACCCAGCGCACCCAGGCGCGCGAACGCGGGGTGGAAGGCCTGATGCTCAAGCGCAGCAGTTCCACCTATCAGAGTGGGCGCCGGCGCGGCGACTGGTGGAAGTGGAAGATCGAGCCACTCACCATCGATGCGGTAATGATCTACGCGCAGGCCGGTCACGGCCGCCGCAGCACGCTGTACACCGATTACACCTTCGGCGTGTGGGACGGCGAAACGCTGGTGCCGGTGGCCAAGGCGTACTCGGGCCTGGACGACAAGGAGATCCTGGCGCTGGACCGCTGGATCCGCGCCAATACCGTGGAGCGCTTCGGCCCCGTGCGCAGCGTGCGCGGCGAGCAGGTGTTCGAGCTCGGCTTTGAAGCGGTCAACCGCAGCAGCCGGCATAAGTCGGGCATTGCGGTGCGCTTCCCGCGGATCCTGCGCTGGCGCCACGACAAGCCCGCCAGTGAAGCAGATACCCTGGCGCAGCTGCAGGCCCTGGCGCGGTGA
- a CDS encoding S8 family serine peptidase, protein MKQAVFNRNMLAVALAVALSACGGGGGGNTRGDLPPAPVVPPVTPPVVTPPVTPPVTPPVTPPPDGSVTQPAIDAHLAIINAKDRQGLTGSGIRIGVVDSGVNRAHPSLNGRVVSSRNYVDPAKNNLAVDDVVGHGTTVASLAAGTAVGNWPGGVAPGASIVSARIIADKAPADDGTGSGNQVTGSLGLATVHQDLIKDGVKIMNNSWGGLYWNDASTTAAIAAEYAPFAFQHGGLVVFATGNESKPNPSNMAALPSQPEPAGSTTARELAEMWLAVTAVNSSKPTELASYANACGVAADYCLAAPGEAVYVDPTATSAAGAKQYWGGGTSYAAPLVSGAAALVWQKYPYFNNIEVQRTILDTATDLGSPGVDAVFGHGLLNVAKALNGPASTWFGLSPDVPANIELSVWSNDISGTGGIYKDGDGTLVLAGKNTFTGKVEIVRGTLALRDGATLATSVDVGRGYMINPPTPSTLQFGAGTTRISGNVNNDSRVALVTANTTAVIQGNYVQSSTAEFITALGASPLQVRGTATLQGGTLVVEQAVSGYVPMDNQVQPIIQAAGGLTGQFGATRRGGSVTLLDASFVYDATSASLNIRRANVSATAATAGLGIISAASAGRVEQAFVQLDQGAGADDGFADAAGQLQRVEGAPALQASLESLSGKAHSLATGMTFDNLDMNRRALSSRFDTVSASPRLRGAWQSSLGEAGQGSFAGSGFQTQGWMMGQDMALGSNGVLGFAFGETRSNSSREWGGDSGRDRQSQAQMYAGWSNGNAYTLGQLGAGQFTREIDRQLLLGAAQYGVNTRYSGDFSTASAESGYRFGDRTMSLTSYVGADYARVGSNGFSEDGGFGFGLRADSRTSSRSQALAGLRAETLLGGWSLRGYAEWQHTLSSQGLGFDASFVGVDAWAPVAGLQPARSGGLFGVSVQSWLTRTSQLSFGYDQRFGPRGDLSQVALRYSAAF, encoded by the coding sequence ATGAAGCAGGCAGTATTCAACAGGAACATGCTGGCCGTCGCGCTGGCGGTGGCTTTGAGCGCGTGTGGCGGCGGTGGCGGTGGAAATACCCGGGGCGATCTGCCACCGGCGCCCGTGGTGCCGCCGGTGACGCCGCCGGTGGTGACCCCGCCGGTCACGCCGCCCGTGACTCCGCCGGTCACGCCCCCGCCGGACGGCAGTGTCACCCAGCCGGCAATAGACGCGCACCTTGCCATCATCAACGCCAAGGATCGCCAAGGGCTCACCGGCTCGGGCATCCGCATCGGGGTCGTCGATTCAGGGGTGAATCGGGCCCATCCCAGCTTGAATGGCAGGGTCGTTTCCAGTCGCAATTACGTAGACCCCGCAAAAAACAACCTTGCGGTGGACGACGTCGTAGGGCACGGGACGACCGTCGCTTCACTCGCTGCGGGAACCGCGGTGGGCAACTGGCCCGGCGGTGTCGCCCCGGGTGCGTCGATCGTGTCGGCCCGCATCATCGCGGACAAGGCACCCGCCGACGATGGCACTGGCAGCGGCAACCAGGTAACTGGCTCGCTGGGACTTGCTACGGTCCACCAGGACCTGATCAAGGACGGCGTGAAGATCATGAACAACTCGTGGGGCGGGTTGTACTGGAACGACGCGAGCACCACAGCGGCCATCGCCGCCGAATATGCGCCATTCGCGTTCCAGCACGGCGGTCTGGTGGTGTTCGCTACGGGCAACGAAAGCAAGCCTAATCCATCCAACATGGCCGCGCTGCCAAGCCAGCCTGAGCCTGCCGGTAGCACCACGGCCCGGGAGCTGGCAGAAATGTGGCTTGCCGTCACTGCGGTGAATTCGAGTAAGCCCACGGAGCTGGCGTCCTACGCCAACGCCTGTGGCGTGGCCGCTGATTACTGCCTTGCAGCGCCCGGCGAAGCGGTCTACGTCGATCCCACCGCCACCTCGGCGGCCGGTGCAAAACAATACTGGGGCGGGGGCACGTCCTACGCGGCGCCGCTGGTCTCGGGTGCGGCCGCGCTGGTCTGGCAGAAGTACCCTTACTTCAACAACATCGAAGTCCAGCGGACCATTCTTGATACCGCGACCGACCTGGGCTCCCCGGGCGTGGACGCTGTCTTCGGACACGGTTTGCTGAACGTCGCCAAGGCGCTCAACGGCCCTGCCAGCACCTGGTTCGGACTTTCCCCTGATGTGCCTGCAAACATCGAGCTCAGTGTCTGGAGCAACGACATCAGCGGTACCGGCGGCATCTACAAGGACGGCGACGGCACCCTCGTCCTGGCGGGCAAGAACACGTTCACAGGCAAAGTGGAAATCGTGCGCGGCACTTTGGCCCTGCGCGACGGGGCGACCTTGGCCACGTCCGTGGACGTGGGCAGGGGGTACATGATCAATCCGCCTACGCCGTCCACGTTGCAGTTCGGTGCCGGGACTACGCGGATCAGCGGTAACGTGAACAATGATTCACGCGTGGCCCTGGTGACGGCCAATACAACGGCGGTGATCCAGGGCAACTACGTGCAGAGTTCCACCGCCGAGTTCATCACGGCACTGGGCGCGTCGCCGTTGCAGGTGAGGGGGACGGCCACGCTGCAGGGCGGCACCCTGGTAGTGGAACAGGCCGTGTCCGGCTATGTGCCGATGGACAACCAGGTGCAACCGATCATCCAGGCGGCGGGAGGACTTACCGGCCAATTCGGAGCGACTCGCCGGGGCGGATCGGTGACGTTGCTGGACGCTTCGTTCGTATACGACGCGACCAGCGCGTCGCTCAACATCCGCCGTGCCAATGTCTCCGCCACCGCCGCCACGGCCGGCCTCGGCATTATTTCCGCTGCGTCTGCCGGGCGCGTGGAGCAGGCCTTTGTGCAGCTGGACCAGGGTGCTGGAGCCGACGACGGCTTTGCCGATGCGGCAGGCCAGCTGCAGCGTGTTGAGGGGGCGCCTGCGCTGCAGGCGAGCCTGGAGAGCCTGTCGGGCAAGGCGCACAGCCTGGCCACCGGCATGACCTTTGACAACCTGGACATGAACCGTCGCGCGCTGTCGTCGCGCTTCGACACGGTCTCTGCCTCGCCGCGCCTGCGTGGCGCCTGGCAGAGCTCGCTGGGTGAAGCCGGGCAGGGCAGCTTTGCCGGCAGCGGGTTCCAGACCCAGGGCTGGATGATGGGCCAGGACATGGCGCTGGGCAGCAACGGCGTGCTCGGCTTCGCGTTCGGCGAAACCCGCAGCAACAGCAGCCGCGAGTGGGGCGGCGACAGCGGTCGCGACCGCCAGTCGCAGGCGCAGATGTATGCCGGCTGGAGTAACGGCAATGCGTACACGCTGGGCCAGCTCGGTGCCGGCCAGTTCACCCGCGAGATCGACCGCCAGCTGCTGCTGGGTGCCGCCCAGTACGGGGTGAATACCCGCTACAGCGGTGACTTCAGTACGGCCAGTGCGGAATCGGGCTACCGCTTCGGCGACAGGACGATGTCGCTGACCTCGTACGTCGGCGCCGACTATGCGCGCGTGGGCAGCAACGGCTTCAGCGAAGACGGGGGCTTCGGTTTCGGTCTGCGTGCCGACAGCCGCACCTCCAGCCGCAGCCAGGCGCTGGCCGGCCTGCGTGCCGAGACGCTGCTGGGGGGCTGGTCGCTGCGCGGCTATGCCGAGTGGCAGCACACCCTGTCGAGCCAAGGCCTGGGCTTCGACGCCAGCTTCGTCGGCGTGGACGCATGGGCGCCGGTGGCCGGCCTGCAGCCGGCGCGTTCCGGCGGCCTGTTTGGGGTGTCGGTGCAGTCGTGGCTGACCCGCACCTCGCAGCTGTCGTTCGGTTACGACCAGCGCTTCGGTCCGCGCGGCGATCTGAGCCAGGTGGCGCTGCGTTATTCGGCAGCGTTCTGA
- a CDS encoding HDOD domain-containing protein: protein MTALLVGAAGLLVAAGVGWGLYRRPAAAPVARRAAAADPHLPVAAVPTAGDPAGTLQAGLHALALGPGSGGVDRAAGAQDAALQAAVAAALEAQDWSARHLPRRPQLLPQLIQTVNDSDASARSMASIIGQDAVLTGNLLRIANSPVYRLQAKPVDSLQRAVTLVGTDGIRQIISAVLVQPVMQLHSDAFPQFGTVVWEHALLASRAAADHARLVTHEDAFAAQWMGLTQGLGAALVMRQLLDAAWQHGAVPSQALASTLLDTWSLPVASRIAAAWELPPSVHEALLRDGEASGGGLAASLRFARAAASASLLCRHGRISQAQASALLEQLEGTPAHALQWIWRRLHGRGVETLDGDEVGDA from the coding sequence ATGACCGCGCTTCTGGTCGGGGCGGCGGGTCTGCTGGTGGCCGCGGGCGTGGGCTGGGGTCTGTATCGACGCCCGGCAGCGGCGCCCGTGGCACGGCGCGCGGCTGCCGCCGATCCACACCTGCCAGTGGCCGCTGTGCCCACCGCAGGCGACCCGGCAGGGACCTTGCAGGCCGGGCTGCATGCGCTGGCCCTGGGGCCCGGCAGCGGCGGGGTGGATCGCGCTGCGGGGGCCCAGGACGCCGCGCTGCAGGCGGCCGTGGCGGCGGCGCTGGAGGCGCAGGACTGGTCGGCCCGGCACCTGCCGCGTCGTCCGCAGCTGTTGCCGCAGCTGATCCAGACCGTGAATGACAGCGACGCCTCGGCGCGCAGCATGGCCTCCATCATCGGCCAGGACGCGGTGCTGACCGGCAACCTGCTGCGCATCGCCAACAGTCCGGTCTATCGGCTGCAGGCCAAGCCGGTGGACAGCCTGCAGCGTGCGGTGACCCTGGTGGGCACCGACGGCATCCGCCAGATCATCAGTGCGGTGCTGGTGCAGCCGGTCATGCAGCTGCACAGCGACGCCTTCCCGCAGTTCGGCACGGTGGTCTGGGAACACGCGTTGCTTGCCTCGCGCGCGGCGGCCGACCATGCACGCCTGGTGACCCACGAAGATGCCTTTGCCGCGCAGTGGATGGGCCTGACCCAGGGCCTGGGCGCGGCATTGGTGATGCGGCAGCTGCTGGACGCCGCCTGGCAGCATGGCGCGGTGCCCTCGCAGGCGCTGGCCAGCACGTTGCTGGACACCTGGAGCCTGCCGGTCGCCAGCCGGATTGCTGCGGCCTGGGAGCTGCCGCCGTCGGTGCATGAAGCCCTGCTGCGCGACGGCGAGGCCAGTGGCGGTGGGTTGGCGGCCAGCCTGCGCTTCGCGCGCGCGGCGGCGTCGGCCAGCTTGTTGTGCCGGCACGGCCGGATCAGCCAGGCCCAGGCCTCCGCGCTGCTGGAGCAGCTGGAGGGTACCCCGGCGCACGCGTTGCAATGGATCTGGCGCCGGCTGCATGGGCGCGGGGTAGAGACGTTGGATGGGGATGAGGTGGGAGACGCGTAG
- a CDS encoding ligase-associated DNA damage response exonuclease codes for MSERAASNDLVVLRPEGLYCPAGDFHIDPWRPVPRAVITHGHGDHARSGMGQYYSSTGSVPILRWRLGDVPLQAYDYGEPFTLGDVQVSLHSAGHVLGSAQVRIDDGRQVWVASGDYKRQPDPTCAPFEVVPCDVFITEATFALPIYRWQDTREVAAEIVAWRRECEQRGEAAILLCYALGKAQRVLAELLPLDDQPAWLHGAIANGVAVYREAGIPMLETHTVAEQGREPDAAGKLILAPPSAAGTTWLRRFGKHQLGFASGWMRLRGNRRRRNYDRGFVVSDHADWPALLQTIEQTGAQRVIATHGNTDALIPFLRERGIAAEAFRTDFGSEE; via the coding sequence ATGAGCGAACGTGCTGCATCCAACGACCTGGTGGTGCTGCGTCCGGAGGGGCTGTATTGCCCGGCCGGCGATTTCCACATCGACCCATGGCGCCCGGTGCCGCGTGCGGTGATCACCCATGGCCACGGCGACCATGCACGCAGCGGCATGGGGCAGTACTACAGCAGCACCGGCAGCGTGCCGATCCTGCGCTGGCGGTTGGGCGACGTACCGCTGCAGGCGTACGACTACGGTGAACCGTTCACGCTGGGCGACGTCCAGGTCTCGCTGCATTCGGCCGGCCACGTGCTGGGCTCGGCACAGGTGCGCATCGACGATGGCCGCCAGGTGTGGGTGGCCTCGGGCGACTACAAACGCCAGCCCGACCCGACCTGCGCGCCGTTCGAGGTGGTGCCCTGCGACGTGTTCATCACCGAGGCCACCTTCGCCCTCCCGATCTACCGCTGGCAGGACACGCGCGAGGTTGCAGCCGAGATCGTGGCGTGGCGCCGCGAATGCGAACAGCGCGGCGAAGCGGCGATCCTGCTCTGCTATGCACTGGGCAAGGCGCAGCGCGTGCTGGCCGAACTGCTGCCGCTGGACGACCAGCCGGCGTGGCTGCACGGCGCCATCGCCAACGGTGTGGCGGTGTACCGCGAGGCCGGCATCCCGATGCTGGAAACGCATACCGTGGCCGAGCAGGGTCGCGAACCGGACGCGGCCGGCAAGTTGATCCTGGCCCCGCCGTCCGCCGCAGGCACCACTTGGCTGCGTCGCTTCGGCAAGCATCAGCTCGGGTTTGCCTCGGGCTGGATGCGGCTGCGTGGCAACCGTCGCCGGCGCAACTACGACCGCGGCTTCGTGGTGTCCGACCACGCCGACTGGCCGGCGCTGCTGCAGACCATCGAACAGACCGGCGCGCAGCGTGTGATCGCCACCCACGGCAACACCGATGCGCTGATTCCCTTCCTGCGCGAGCGCGGCATTGCCGCCGAAGCGTTCCGCACCGATTTCGGGAGCGAGGAATGA
- a CDS encoding Glu/Leu/Phe/Val dehydrogenase dimerization domain-containing protein, which translates to MLFETLETSGHEQVVFCHSGDAGLRAIIAIHNTTLGPALGGVRMRPYASTDEALADALRLSRTMTYKNALAGLNVGGGKAVIIGDPRRDKTEVLFRAFGRYVDSLGGRYITAEDVGTDVNDMENIYLESEFVTGVHQVHGGSGDPAPFTAYGALQALMAAMQHKLGHEEVGKVSIAVQGLGHIGMELVKLLRDRGAKLFVTDLDSSLVERAVTEYGAEAVKPDDIYDVNADVFAPCALEGAINPQTLPRLKCKIVCGTANNQLSSLEVGDELHARGILYAPDYAVNAGGVMNVSLEIDGYNRERAMRLIRSIYHNLGRIFALSQQEGIAPQRAADRIAETRIQSIGKLKMPLGRAVPRLGKLRGG; encoded by the coding sequence ATGTTATTTGAAACCCTCGAAACGTCCGGTCACGAACAGGTGGTGTTCTGCCACAGCGGCGATGCCGGCCTGAGGGCGATCATCGCCATCCACAACACCACCCTGGGCCCGGCCCTGGGCGGGGTGCGCATGCGGCCGTATGCCAGCACCGACGAGGCGTTGGCCGATGCACTGCGGCTCAGCCGCACCATGACCTACAAGAACGCGCTGGCCGGCTTGAACGTGGGCGGCGGCAAGGCGGTGATCATCGGCGATCCGCGCAGGGACAAGACCGAAGTGCTGTTCCGCGCGTTCGGACGCTACGTGGATTCGCTGGGCGGGCGTTACATCACCGCCGAGGACGTCGGTACCGACGTCAACGACATGGAAAACATCTACCTGGAAAGCGAGTTCGTTACCGGCGTGCACCAGGTGCATGGCGGCTCGGGCGACCCGGCACCGTTCACCGCCTATGGCGCGCTGCAGGCGCTGATGGCGGCCATGCAGCACAAGCTGGGCCATGAAGAAGTCGGCAAGGTCAGCATCGCGGTGCAGGGCCTGGGCCACATTGGCATGGAACTGGTGAAGCTGCTGCGCGACCGTGGCGCCAAGCTCTTCGTCACCGACCTGGACAGCAGCCTGGTCGAGCGCGCGGTCACCGAATACGGTGCCGAAGCGGTGAAGCCGGACGACATCTACGACGTGAATGCCGACGTGTTCGCGCCGTGCGCACTGGAAGGCGCGATCAACCCTCAGACCCTGCCGCGGCTGAAGTGCAAGATTGTCTGCGGTACCGCCAATAACCAGCTGTCCAGCCTAGAGGTTGGCGACGAGCTGCACGCGCGCGGCATCCTGTATGCGCCCGATTACGCGGTCAACGCTGGTGGCGTGATGAATGTCTCGCTGGAGATCGACGGCTACAACCGCGAACGCGCGATGCGCCTGATCCGCAGCATCTACCACAACCTGGGCCGGATCTTCGCGCTGTCGCAGCAGGAAGGCATCGCACCGCAGCGTGCGGCCGACCGCATTGCGGAAACGCGCATCCAGTCGATCGGCAAGTTGAAGATGCCGCTGGGCCGTGCCGTACCGCGCCTGGGCAAATTGCGCGGCGGCTGA
- a CDS encoding isovaleryl-CoA dehydrogenase gives MMSALPAFETHEVTNQPPPFGGRNLWADDVALADAVQREGGAAFIGALQAYGGIAGDTLYRLGFDANRDRPRLRTHDAQGHRIDTVEFHPAYHQLMDLAKRHGVAGLSWQDGRSGAHVARAALSFLHHQAEAGTSCPLTMTHAAVAVLRQDPLLADWAEKAAAPVYDPRDVPMADKAGITLGMGMTEKQGGSDVRSNTTRAELREDGSYALVGHKWFFSAPMSDAFLVLAQAPAGLTCFLMPRRLANGNRNAFRVMRLKDKLGDWSNASSEVELCGAWARRVGEEGRGVATIIGMVMMTRLDCMLGAAAEMRMALAQALHHTRHRSAFGRRLSEQPLMANVLADLAIESEAATAFAMRVARAVDQAPHDAHEAAFARIATAVGKYWVCKRAAVFVNEAQECLGGAGYVEESMLPRLYRQAPLNSIWEGSGNIQCLDVLRALAREPQALPVLEAELDSVSGIDANYDAAVQALRAVLSATPSEAQARVVTERLALLLQAAVLLRAQSPVAEAFVRSRLAGEHGMAFGTLPEGIDLQAVMSRALP, from the coding sequence ATGATGTCCGCTCTGCCTGCATTTGAAACCCACGAGGTCACCAACCAGCCACCGCCGTTCGGCGGGCGCAACCTGTGGGCCGACGATGTGGCACTGGCTGACGCCGTGCAGCGCGAAGGCGGCGCCGCATTCATTGGTGCGCTGCAGGCGTACGGTGGCATCGCGGGCGATACGCTGTACCGGCTCGGCTTCGACGCCAATCGGGATCGGCCACGGCTGCGCACGCACGACGCGCAGGGCCACCGCATCGATACGGTGGAGTTCCACCCGGCCTACCACCAGCTGATGGACCTGGCCAAACGCCACGGCGTGGCCGGGCTGTCGTGGCAGGACGGACGAAGCGGCGCGCACGTGGCGCGTGCAGCGCTCAGTTTCCTGCATCACCAGGCCGAAGCGGGTACCAGCTGCCCGCTGACCATGACCCATGCGGCGGTGGCCGTGCTGCGCCAGGATCCACTGCTGGCCGACTGGGCCGAGAAGGCTGCCGCGCCGGTGTACGACCCACGCGATGTGCCGATGGCCGACAAGGCCGGCATTACCCTCGGCATGGGCATGACCGAAAAGCAGGGCGGTTCGGACGTGCGCAGCAACACCACCCGTGCCGAGCTGCGCGAAGACGGCAGCTATGCGCTGGTCGGGCACAAGTGGTTCTTCTCCGCGCCGATGTCCGATGCATTCCTGGTGCTGGCACAGGCGCCGGCCGGGCTGACCTGTTTCCTGATGCCGCGGCGGCTGGCCAACGGCAACCGCAATGCGTTCCGCGTGATGCGCCTGAAGGACAAGCTGGGTGACTGGTCCAACGCGTCCAGCGAGGTGGAACTGTGCGGCGCCTGGGCGCGCCGCGTCGGCGAGGAGGGCAGGGGCGTGGCCACCATCATCGGCATGGTGATGATGACCCGGCTGGACTGCATGCTCGGCGCGGCAGCCGAAATGCGCATGGCGCTGGCCCAGGCGCTGCACCACACCCGCCATCGCAGCGCGTTCGGTCGACGGCTGAGCGAACAGCCGTTGATGGCCAACGTGCTGGCCGACCTGGCGATCGAATCCGAAGCTGCGACCGCCTTTGCGATGCGCGTGGCGCGCGCGGTCGACCAGGCGCCGCACGATGCACACGAAGCCGCCTTTGCGCGGATTGCGACGGCGGTGGGCAAGTACTGGGTGTGCAAGCGCGCGGCGGTGTTCGTCAACGAAGCGCAGGAGTGCCTCGGTGGCGCGGGTTATGTGGAAGAGTCGATGCTGCCGCGCCTGTACCGACAGGCGCCGTTGAATTCGATCTGGGAAGGCAGCGGCAACATCCAGTGCCTGGACGTGCTGCGCGCGCTGGCGCGCGAACCGCAGGCGCTGCCGGTGCTGGAGGCGGAGCTGGATAGCGTGTCCGGGATCGATGCGAACTACGACGCGGCCGTGCAGGCGCTGCGCGCGGTGTTGTCGGCGACACCTTCAGAGGCCCAGGCGCGGGTAGTGACCGAGCGCCTGGCGTTGTTGCTGCAGGCAGCGGTGTTGCTGCGTGCGCAGAGTCCGGTGGCTGAGGCGTTCGTACGTTCGCGGCTGGCCGGCGAACATGGCATGGCGTTTGGTACGTTGCCCGAAGGCATCGACCTTCAGGCGGTGATGTCGCGGGCGCTGCCCTGA
- a CDS encoding thiolase family protein, whose amino-acid sequence MSNIVIAAAKRTAIGSFLGQFNGVPTPTLGATAIAAALAQSGVPAADVSEVIMGCVLPANLGQAPARQAAVAAGIPYSTGATTLNKVCGSGMKAIMLGHDLIKAGTASIVVAGGMESMSNAPHLLPNSRTGNRFGNFQAVDHMAHDGLVNAYDGKAMGEFAECAVDKYQVTREEQDAYAIESVRRAQAAQAAGAFDDEIVAVKVAGRKGEVEYAQDEQPGRSDIAKIPTLRPAFKKDGTVTAASSSSISDGAAAVVLLAEDDATARGLQPLARIVAHATHSQEPEWFTTAPIGAIHKVLEKAGWSLDQVDLFEINEAFAVVAMAPIRELGIPHEKVNVHGGACALGHPIGASGARLVVTLVNALRKRDAKRGIATLCIGGGEATAIAIELI is encoded by the coding sequence ATGTCCAATATTGTCATCGCCGCGGCCAAGCGGACCGCCATCGGCTCCTTCCTCGGCCAGTTCAACGGCGTGCCCACCCCGACCCTGGGCGCCACCGCCATCGCGGCCGCCCTGGCCCAGTCCGGCGTGCCGGCAGCGGACGTTTCCGAAGTGATCATGGGCTGCGTGCTGCCGGCCAACCTCGGCCAGGCCCCGGCCCGCCAGGCCGCGGTCGCCGCCGGCATCCCCTATTCCACCGGCGCCACCACCCTCAACAAGGTGTGCGGCTCCGGCATGAAGGCGATCATGCTGGGCCATGACCTGATCAAGGCCGGCACCGCCAGCATCGTGGTCGCCGGCGGCATGGAGTCGATGTCCAATGCGCCGCACCTGCTGCCGAACTCCCGTACCGGCAACCGCTTCGGCAACTTCCAGGCGGTCGACCACATGGCCCACGACGGCCTGGTCAACGCCTACGACGGCAAGGCCATGGGCGAATTCGCCGAGTGCGCGGTGGACAAGTACCAGGTGACCCGCGAGGAGCAGGACGCCTACGCCATCGAATCGGTGCGCCGTGCCCAGGCCGCGCAGGCGGCCGGTGCGTTCGACGACGAGATCGTCGCGGTGAAGGTCGCCGGTCGCAAGGGCGAGGTCGAGTACGCCCAGGATGAGCAGCCGGGCCGCTCGGACATCGCCAAGATCCCGACCCTGCGCCCGGCCTTCAAGAAGGACGGCACGGTCACCGCCGCCAGCTCCTCGAGCATCTCCGACGGCGCCGCCGCCGTGGTCCTGCTGGCTGAAGACGACGCGACCGCGCGTGGTCTGCAGCCGCTGGCCCGGATCGTCGCCCATGCCACCCACTCGCAGGAACCGGAATGGTTCACCACGGCACCGATCGGCGCGATCCACAAAGTGCTGGAAAAAGCCGGCTGGAGCCTGGACCAGGTCGACCTGTTCGAGATCAACGAAGCGTTCGCGGTTGTCGCCATGGCCCCGATCCGCGAACTGGGCATCCCGCATGAAAAGGTCAACGTGCATGGCGGTGCCTGCGCATTGGGCCACCCGATCGGTGCTTCGGGTGCGCGGCTGGTGGTCACCCTGGTCAACGCCTTGCGCAAGCGTGATGCAAAGCGCGGAATTGCTACACTGTGCATCGGCGGCGGTGAGGCAACGGCCATCGCCATCGAATTGATTTGA